A genome region from Anopheles stephensi strain Indian chromosome 2, UCI_ANSTEP_V1.0, whole genome shotgun sequence includes the following:
- the LOC118517635 gene encoding histone H2B — MAPKTSGKAAKKSGKAQKNISKSDKKKKRKTRKESYAIYIYKVLKQVHPDTGISSKAMSIMNSFVNDIFERIAAEASRLAHYNKRSTITSREIQTAVRLLLPGELAKHAVSEGTKAVTKYTSSK, encoded by the coding sequence ATGGccccgaaaaccagtggaaaggcagCGAAAAAGTCCGGAAAGGCGCAGAAGAACAtttccaagtcggacaagaagaagaagcgcaaGACCCGCAAGGAAAGCTACGCCATTTACATCTACAAAGTGCTGAAGCAGGTCCATCCCGACACCGGCATTTCGTCGAAGGccatgagcatcatgaacagctTTGTGAACGATATCTTCGAGCGGATTGCGGCGGAAGCGTCCCGGCTGGCACACTACAACAAACGCTccacgatcacgtcccgcgagaTCCAGACGGCGGTCCGGCTGCTGTTGCcgggtgagctggccaagcacgccgtgtCCGAGGGTACCAAGGCCGTGACGAAGTACACCAGCTCCAAGTAA
- the LOC118517636 gene encoding histone H2A, protein MSGRGKGGKVKGKAKSRSNRAGLQFPVGRIHRLLRKGNYAERVGAGAPVYLAAVMEYLAAEVLELAGNAARDNKKTRIIPRHLQLAIRNDEELNKLLSGVTIAQGGVLPNIQAVLLPKKTEKKA, encoded by the coding sequence atgtctggccgtggaaagggtggtaaagtgaagggaaaggcaaagtcccgttCCAACCGTGCCGGTTTGCAATTCCCCGTCGGTCGTATCCATCGACTGTTGCGCAAGGGAAATTacgccgagcgtgtcggtgccggagCGCCCGTCTATCTGGCCGCGGTCATGGAGTACCTGGCTGCCGAAGTGCTCGAGTTGGCAGGAAATGCCGCTCgcgacaacaagaagacgcgtatcatcccgcgtcatcttcAGCTGGCCATCCGTAACGACGAGGAGTTGAACAAGCTGCTTTCCGgggtgaccatcgcccagggtggcgTGTTGCCCAACATCcaggccgtgctgctgccCAAGAAGACGGAGAAGAAGGCTTAA
- the LOC118506191 gene encoding histone H3-like centromeric protein CSE4 — translation MARTKQTARKSTGGKAPRKQLATKAARKSAPSTGGVKKPHRYRPGTVALREIRRYQKSTELLIRKLPFQRLVREIAQDFKTDLRFQSAAVAALQEASEAYLVGLFEDTNLCAIHAKRVTIMPKDIQLARRIRGERAEVKMARTKQTARKSTGGKAPRKQLATKAARKSAPSTGGVKKPHRYRPGTVALREIRRYQKSTELLIRKLPFQRLVREIAQDFKTDLRFQSAAVAALQEASEAYLVGLFEDTNLCAIHAKRVTIMPKDIQLARRIRGERA, via the exons ATGGCCCGTACCAAGCAGACCGCCCGTAAGTCCACCGGTGGAAAGGCACCACGGAAGCAGCTGGCGACCAAGGCCGCTCGTAAGAGTGCCCCATCGACCGGTGGCGTGAAGAAGCCTCATCGTTATCGACCGGGAACGGTCGctctgcgtgaaatccgtcgttACCAGAAGTCGACGGAGTTGCTGATCCGTAAGCTGCCGTTCCAGCGGTTGGTGCGTGAAATTGCGCAGGATTTTAAGACGGATCTGCGCTTCCAGAGTGCGGCTGTGGCTGCTTTGCAGGAAGCTAGTGAAGCCTACCTCGTGGGTCTGTTCGAGGACACGAATCTGTGTGCCATCCACGCCAAGCGCGTCACGATCATGCCCAAGGACATCCAGCTGGCTCGCCgtatccgtggagagcgtgct GAAGTGAAAATGGCTCGTACCAAGCAGACCGCCCGTAAGTCCACCGGAGGAAAGGCTCCACGGAAGCAGCTGGCGACCAAGGCCGCTCGTAAGAGTGCCCCATCGACCGGTGGCGTGAAGAAGCCTCATCGTTATCGACCGGGAACGGTGGctctgcgtgaaatccgtcgttACCAGAAGTCGACGGAGTTGCTGATCCGTAAGCTGCCGTTCCAGCGGTTGGTGCGTGAAATTGCGCAGGATTTTAAGACGGATCTGCGCTTCCAGAGTGCGGCTGTGGCCGCTCTGCAGGAGGCCAGTGAAGCATACCTCGTGGGTCTGTTCGAGGACACGAATCTGTGTGCCATCCATGCCAAGCGCGTCACGATCATGCCCAAGGACATCCAGCTGGCTCGCCgtatccgtggagagcgtgcttAA
- the LOC118517637 gene encoding MIEF1 upstream open reading frame protein, with protein sequence MNIPATSKRLVLSLYRELLRYGAQLQYTDQEYFLNRIRREFRQSASLTDPKEIEFCYKRGRALLDRARVV encoded by the exons ATGAACATACCGGCCACCTCGAAACGGCTGGTGCTTTCCTTGTATCGTGAGTTGCTTCGTTACGGAGCCCAGCTGCAATATACGGATCAGGAGTACTTTCTCAACCGAATCAGGCGCGAATTTCGTCAGTCGGCGTCACTGACCGATCCGAAAGAGATAGAATTCTGTTACAAG CGTGGCCGTGCTCTACTGGATCGTGCACGCGTCGTATAA
- the LOC118517634 gene encoding probable peptide chain release factor C12orf65, mitochondrial — translation MHSLLRLTRRLQTPLPLLPWRTLSKAIDHSRVPVLREEELEETFVRGSGPGGQAVAKTNNKVVLTHKPTGIVVQCHATRSLFENRREARKMLIGKLDHLYNGDQSVEAQLGRIEAKKQTETARRKQKLQAKKKAWKEREFGDEFGKQD, via the coding sequence ATGCACAGCTTGCTACGACTAACCCGCCGATTGCAGACACCGCTTCCCTTGTTACCATGGCGAACACTCTCGAAAGCAATCGATCACAGCCGTGTACCGGTACTGCGTGAGGAAGAGCTGGAGGAAACGTTTGTCCGTGGAAGTGGCCCCGGTGGACAGGCCGTTGCCAAGACGAACAATAAGGTCGTACTAACGCACAAACCGACCGGCATCGTTGTGCAGTGCCATGCTACTCGCTCACTGTTTGAAAATCGTCGCGAGGCACGGAAGATGCTGATCGGGAAGCTGGACCATCTGTACAATGGTGACCAATCGGTGGAAGCACAACTCGGACGGATTGAAGCGAAAAAGCAAACCGAAACAGCTAGACGAAAGCAAAAGCTGCAGGCAAAGAAAAAGGCTTGGAAGGAGCGTGAGTTTGGCGATGAGTTCGGAAAGCAGGATTAG
- the LOC118517630 gene encoding RING-type E3 ubiquitin-protein ligase PPIL2, producing MGKKQHQKDKMYLTYTEWSEFYGGHKRDSVENEQIKFKRLPFDHCCLSMVPFEHPYSDKDGNVFELSAIVEFLKKFKVNPVTGTPLDGKSLIKLNFTKNHEGQYHCPTLFKPFTKNSHIVANGKTGNVFSWEAIEQLNLKAKNWKDLLDDTPFMRKDLITIQDPGNLDKFNITGFHHIKKNLRVPTEEELAERKDPQGRLKTINAETKDILTQLEKDYKAPEEQQEERQVADKFNAAHYSTGAVAASFTSTAMVPVSNHEAAIIDDDIVRYERVKKKGYVRLLTNFGALNLELYCEQVPKTCENFLKHCQSGYYNGCLFHRSIRNFMLQGGDPTGVGNGGTSAWGKKFADEIRPNLSHAGRGILSMANSGPNTNGSQFFITYRSCKHLDGKHTIFGKLVGGLEVLTEMERVEVDNRDRPIENIFIQRAQVFVDPFQEVDEQLAKERADELERIQKEAEAKRDKTAGKKGSQPLKVFRSGVGKYLDTSVTKVLPAVASGETPGTSGGTDASKAKKRKVATGNDGFGNFSSW from the exons ATGGGTAAAAAACAGCATCAGAAGGATAAAAT GTACCTCACGTACACCGAGTGGTCGGAGTTTTACGGAGGTCACAAACGAGACTCGGTGGAAAATGAGCAGATTAAGTTTAAGCGACTTCCGTTCGATCACTGCTGCCTTTCGATGGTACCGTTTGAACATCCCTACAGCGATAAAGATGGGAACGTGTTTGAGCTATCAGCGATCGTTGAGTttttgaagaaattcaagGTTAACCCTGTCACGGGCACTCCGTTGGACGGCAAATCATTGATCAAGCTGAACTTTACAAAGAACCACGAAGGACAGTACCATTGCCCGACGCTATTCAAACCCTTCACCAAGAACTCACACATCGTGGCCAACGGCAAGACGGGCAATGTGTTCTCGTGGGAAGCGATTGAACAGCTGAACCTAAAGGCCAAGAACTGGAAAGATCTGCTGGACGATACACCGTTCATGCGGAAGGATCTAATTACCATCCAAGATCCGGGCAACTTGGACAAGTTCAACATAACCGGCTTTCATCACATCAAAAAGAATTTACGCGTTCCGACGGAGGAAGAACTAGCGGAAAGGAAAGACCCACAAGGACGCCTGAAAACGATCAACGCCGAAACGAAAGACATCCTAACGCAGCTGGAAAAGGATTATAAAGCTCCGGAAGAGCAGCAAGAGGAACGCCAGGTGGCGGACAAGTTTAATGCGGCCCATTACTCTACAGGGGCCGTGGCAGCTTCGTTCACGTCCACAGCTATGGTGCCCGTATCGAACCACGAAGCGGCCATAATTGACGATGATATTGTGCGGTACGAACGGGTCAAGAAGAAGGGTTATGTGCGGTTGCTTACGAACTTTGGTGCACTGAACCTGGAACTGTACTGCGAGCAGGTGCCGAAGACGTGCGAAAACTTTCTCAAACACTGTCAAAGCGGATACTACAATGGGTGTTTGTTCCATCGGTCCATTCGCAACTTTATGCTGCAGGGCGGTGATCCAACGGGTGTTGGAAACGGGGGCACGTCGGCATGGGGCAAAAAGTTTGCGGATGAAATTAGACCGAACCTGTCACATGCCGGACGGGGGATACTTTCCATGGCAAACTCGGGACCAAACACGAACGGATCTCAGTT CTTCATTACGTACCGCTCCTGCAAGCATCTGGACGGCAAGCACACCATCTTCGGCAAGCTGGTCGGTGGGCTGGAAGTGCTCACCGAGATGGAACGTGTCGAGGTGGACAACCGGGATCGGCCGATTGAAAACATATTCATCCAGCGGGCACAAGTGTTTGTCGACCCGTTCCAGGAAGTGGACGAGCAACTGGCCAAGGAAAGGGCCGATGAGCTGGAACGCATTCAAAAGGAAGCGGAAGCAAAACGTGACAAAACGGCTGGTAAGAAGGGCTCCCAACCGCTCAAGGTGTTCCGGTCCGGCGTGGGAAAGTATCTGGATACGAGCGTTACAAAGGTTCTACCCGCCGTAGCCTCTGGCGAAACACCCGGAACGAGTGGTGGAACCGATGCTTCCAAAGcgaaaaaacgaaaagttgCTACAGGAAATGACGGATTCGGTAATTTCAGTTCATGGTAA
- the LOC118517633 gene encoding uncharacterized protein LOC118517633: MPDAALPIVNTLRLRPLTKENILYYYFPLKGMLSYAALSVNVMNPSIAIKLLPKRDVTNFLLLHTVLGTTLFMYSRPHLKAVPTNKRVAYSICGSVLFSFGSVLVWAVIRSAVPRNQGLATALGLSSGLLMAKLGYDYIENNDSLAVAKKN, encoded by the exons ATGCCTGACGCCGCCTTGCCGATCGTGAACACGCTGCGCCTGCGGCCATTGACGAAGGAAAACATCCTCTACTACTACTTTCCGCTGAAGGGAATGCTCAGCTATGCGGCATTGTCCGTCAACGTAATGAATCCCTCGATTGCTATCAA ACTGTTACCAAAACGAGACGTGACGaactttttgctgctgcataCCGTACTCGGTACGACGCTGTTCATGTACAGCAGACCGCACCTGAAAGCAGTGCCAACGAACAAACGGGTAGCGTACAGCATCTGTGGATCTGTGCTGTTTAGCTTCGGTTCGGTGCTGGTGTGGGCCGTCATTCGATCAGCCGTGCCGCGCAACCAGGGCCTTGCCACGGCGCTCGGACTGTCGTCGGGTCTGCTGATGGCCAAGCTGGGCTACGATTACATCGAGAACAACGATAGCTTGGCGGTGGCGAAGAAGAATTAA